The region CGCGCGTCGCCTGGGCGTCAATGATGACGCGCGTCGCGTAGCGGCGAATCCAGGCCAGGCGTCTACGGTGCAGGAGCCGATTCGCCCAGAAGTGCCACGCCGGAAAGAGCTTCGTCGTCACGTCATGCACGGTCGCCACCACCGGGTTGCCCGGGAGGGGCTCCGGGTACACGAACTCGCCCACGTGGAAGACGTCGGCCGCGTGTACCTCCCGCCGCAGGATCGCCGGGTACGGACGGTCGAAGAGCGGCCCCGGCAGCGCACGCCACCGGAGATACGCGCACACGACCTTCGCGCGCGGCCGCTCCAGCGAGGCGGCAAGCTGCGCTCCGAGGCCCGGCAACCCGTTGTACAAAATTCGAAGCTCCAAGTCCGGCAGCGCGCCGAGCGCCTCGACGAGACGGTACAGGTACACCGCGGTCCCCGACACGAGACCGGGGGAGAGCGCGGAGACATCTATCGCGACGCGCATCACCGTGGCTCGGCGACCACGAAGCCCTCGGCGGGCGCGGGTGACACGAACCGCTTGAGCGGCTTCAGGGCCGCGCGCACCAGCGTGCGCACGGGACCAGGCACGCGCAACGCGCTCACATAGAG is a window of Gemmatimonadales bacterium DNA encoding:
- a CDS encoding glycosyltransferase; its protein translation is MRVAIDVSALSPGLVSGTAVYLYRLVEALGALPDLELRILYNGLPGLGAQLAASLERPRAKVVCAYLRWRALPGPLFDRPYPAILRREVHAADVFHVGEFVYPEPLPGNPVVATVHDVTTKLFPAWHFWANRLLHRRRLAWIRRYATRVIIDAQATRADTAAVLGVPSDRLDVVPLARGTVAPGNAGVAEARRRLGLGEAPYVLFVGTLEPRKNLVRLVQAFRRLPSDLGTMHLVLAGPWGCRAGELRA